The stretch of DNA tgagaaacctgaggcccagagaaattcCAGAACTTTGTCAAGTTGACGTGGCTAGTAAGCAGTGTTTCCGTAGTTTGTGCCCTTTACACGTTTGCTGTAAAAAGAATAAGTACTAatggaaaatatttcctttatcttttgtACTTTGATGTAATTTAATCCTGTGTTTTAAATGAAAGGGTTTTTTTGTGCATTATTTCACCACTCTTACTAGATAAACAAACTTTTGATGACTGAACCCAAAGTAGAGTACTAAAATtgagagtgaagtgaagttgctcagtcttgtctgactcttttgagacctgaccccatggactgtagcctaccaggttccaccatccatgggattttccaggcaagaatactgcagtgggttgccatttccttctccaggacatcttccctccccagggattgaacccggtctcctgcattgtatgcagacgctttaccgtctgagccaccagggagcacaCTAAAGCAGATTTTTGAATGTCAAGATCCCCAGGCTTTAAATTCATGTCTGAGTAGAGTGtgcctccccactccagtactcttgcctggaaaatcccatggacagaggagcctcgtaggctgcagtccatgggatcactaagagtcagacacgatggagcaagttccctttcacttttcactttcatgcattggagaaggaaatggcaacccactccagtgttcttgcctggagaatcccagggacggcggagcctggtggactgccgtctgtggggtcgcacagagtcggacacaactgaagcgacttagcagcagcagcaacagagtgtGCCTACTGTGTCAGGTACTGTGACTGGTGCTTTCCTATTTATATTAATACTCAGACCTCATAGCTGCCTTTTGAagtagattttcattttaaatttgtatgtttttattaaaggataaatcattatataaaattaaattttgtttaattcttttatagatgagaaaattaaggttCTGAGAGATTAACTTGCCTGAGATCTCAAAATTAATGATTAGACAGGGATATAAGTTTGCCTGATTTTAGTTTATATTGTTTCTATTACCCCAAACTGTTGCTCCAAGAAATGCTTGGATGCCCAGAAATTAGGGCCTTGCCGCCACCAGGTCAGCAGCAGTTTTGGTGTTTTAGAGTGTTCTCTAGTCTTAATTGTTCCTAAAGAGTTGATGTTTTACTCTTAATATTCAGTCTGTAGTCAGATTGAaggacagtgagagagagaggtaTATCATTAGAATAGAGGTGGATTTTCACTTTACAAACCTTTTATTAGAAATATTTGACCATGGTTaggattaaatatttattgtagtGGTGGCAGGTTGAGCCTTAAGAAGCGCAATCAGAACTAGATAACCTGTCAGTTTATAAGGTTCCTTAGTATTAATACACTCCCAAAGTCAAAGCATTGACCTTCTTTGGATCAAGACGTGTTAGAAACTATTGTTTATATATTCTGCCTTGGGTAGTTTAACTTGGGGGCGGAAATCATTACTTCACCCCATATATCTTGAAGTGTTTTTACAACCTAGGAAGTTAATTGTACTTGAtactgtaaaggaaaaaaaaaatcttttttaactcTAAAATCTCAAACCCTTATGTCTGTTGATGAGATTAAGGTTCAGCAACCTCTCCAGAATTACATCATGTATTTAGCTTGGATTATGAACCATTTAGAGAGACGTTTCAGATGTAGGTTTTATGCTTCCAGTCCCGTTATTGAGATGACTACTGCATAAAGTCAGAACATGCATTAACTCTAATTTAGCGAATTGattttaggtattttttaaatgaccatgATTATCTTTACAAGACAGTAGCTATcgtcaaaaacagattttttttaagtgcttgaGAAACTACTGTAAATCTAAATCAGCTTCTGTTTCAGCGAGGTCCCTGTGTGTTCACATGGCAGCCCCTGTCCAGTGTGTGGGTGCACAACGTGAAAGCTTGCCTTTGACACGAAAATCCTTTCCTGTTATAAATTAGATTAGAAAGTCAGGGTACTGTGTTATATGGAGAATTTCACAAGTGAAAGGTACATTAGTAGTCAGCCTAACcttcattttagaaatagaaattgtGGCACCTTGTTTGCGTCTTTCCTTGTGTAATGCTGTCTCCTTTTAAATTTAGATTGTCACAGTGTCCCAGCTGTCATCACCTTCATTGTACCTGGtatacatgaatgaaacataggAGGTTGTATTATATACCTAGCGCAGGGTATTCTGGTTTACGTATGTTTTGAAAATAGCTATTAGTTCTTtactctttgttttctgttctccAATTTTTCTTGTCACTCCTGCTTTCTAAGAAGTGCAGCTTCctttttttcacttctgtttttattcCCATCATGGTCTTGTCCCTTCCATCATGCTTTTCTCCTCTGGCTTTTAAATCTGGAAAATtgaatgtttatttctctttgttcaATCTGATAAATTAACATACTTAAATCGCCTCTAGTTAACTTAATTCAGTGAATTTGGTATCTTCCATATCTCAGAGTTGAATGAAACCACATCTGATTTATGAATCTCTGAAAAATAGTGATTTGCTCCTTTAAAATTTCTGTAAGAGTAGAACTTGCCATCTAATGAGATGACCTATTCCAAATTTGTTTCATAAGTTTTCTCATACTGAGCAGAAATCTGCCTCTGCCTAAATTTAGTCTTGTCTTCTGGAGCCAttcatgttaaatttttttttcagctttcatgACTGTTTCTAGTTTCATCAACATTCTTGCTTGCTTTCTTAGATACCCTCCAGTTTGTCAAAGCCTGTCTAGATATTTTGGGGTGGGGCGTTTgacatcttagttcccccaccaagaCTCAAATccttgtcccctgcagtggaagagtggagtcttaaccactggactggcagtgaaatctctatttttaaaggaacaaCATACTCTAGATTTGGTCTCATCAGCACAGTGTAGAGCTAAAACATCATCCTTAACTTTGGTTTCTAATTTCTATCTCTGAATCATGTTCTGCTTCTTAGTAGGCAGAGGAAATGTAGGACAGTGTAGAGCGGGTCATACTGCCTCGTTGGAGTTGCACCTTTGCAGCTTAGCTGTAGTTTGAGCACGTACACTGCTGGGCCCTGTTTGTTGTCTTCTATGATACAGGGCTAATTGTAGTTTGTCTCTCAGAGGTAAGGTTATGGAAGGATCAATTAATCCATATAAAGTGCTTAATTTAAGTGTTAAAATGCCATTTATTActgaagtaatatttttattttctcaattgtGTCTTGCTGCATGACAAACCGATTAAAACTAACAcagtaatttaattctttttcatgacTCTGTGGCTTGTCTGGATTCTTTTGGACAGTTTTTCACATGGTGTTGGCTGTAGTCATTCATTGCTGTCTTCCGCTGGGTCTGAAGTACGCGTGTGGCTTCACTAAACATGTCTCATGACTGGAGCTGACTTGACGTTGCTCTCTAGCAggatagtttttttgttttgttttaacgcTGGCTTAGGGTTCAAAGAGAGCAATAGAGGAAACTGCTAGTCCTCATAAGGGTTAGGTCTGGAACTGGAATAGGAGTCATCTTTATCACATTCTGTTTGGTTAAAGCTAATCAACAAAGTTAACCTTGACTCAGGAGCATGGTGGAGGCCATCTCTGGAGTCAGTCTACCACAGTTCTGTTCTTTCACAGTTAGCCTTTGGAACCAAATTTAATCCTTAATCCAGtctgtcttgctttttttgtttaaatctaaatggtttttacttttatgtcatcaaaagattttaagtttgtCATGTATCCCTGTctcaccttttatttttaactgctttactgagatataagtGACAGAAAGAACTCTTATGTATTtacttaatgggtacagagtgaTGAGTTTGCTTTTTCAACTTTTTGTAGTCACCATTTTATCAGAAACATTCACCACTGTGTTGGCACTAGGTCCTTTTGGTTTATCATTAGGCCAGTAAGCAGCCTGGCTTTTGCCTTTTGTTACTTGTAGGttccggttcagttcagtcgctcagtcgagtccgactctttgtgaccccatggactgcagcacgccaggcctccctgtccatcaccaactcccggagttcactcagacccacgtccatggagttggtgatgccatccaaccatctcctctgtcgtccccttctcctgccttcagtctttcccagcatcagggtcttttcaaatgagtcagctcttcgcatcaggtggccaaagtattggagtttcagcttcaacatcagtctttccaataaacactcaggactgatctcctttaggatggactggtcggggctccttgcagtccaagggactctcaggagtcttctccaacaccatagttcaaaagcgtcaattctttggcgctcagctttcttgatagtccaactctcacatccatatatgactactggaaaaaccatagccttggctagacagacctttgttgacaaagtaatgtctctgcttttgaatatgctatctaggttggtcataactttccttccaaggagcaagtgtcttttaatttcacggctgcagtcaccatctgcagtgattttggagcccaaaaaaataaagtctgtccctgttttcactgtttctcaatctgtttgccatgaagtgatgggactggatgccatgattagttttctgaatgttgagcttcaagccaactttttcactctcctttttcatcaagaggctctttaattcttccctttctgccataagggtggtgtcatctgcatatctgaggttattgatatttctccaggcaatcttgattccagcttgtgcttcctctagcccagcatttctcatgatgtactctgcatataagttaaataaactgagtgacaatatacagccttgacgtactccttttcctatttggaaccagtctgttgttccatgtccagttctaactgttgcttcctgacctgcataaagatttctcaagaggcaggtcagatggtctggtattcccatctcttgaagaattttccacagtttattatgatccacacagtcaaaagactttggcatagtcaataaagcagaaatagatgtttttctggaactcttgcttttttgatgatccagcggatgttggcaatttgatctctggttcctctggcttggagaattttgagcattactttattagtgtgtgagatgagtgcatccAGTTAATGGCTTTAAAAAGTAGATTATTTTAAATCAGATGTTTTGGATAAATTCAGTGTTCACCTTGGAGGAAGAGGTACTTAATTGCTAATTGAAAAATTCTCAGTGTGAGTTACCCTAATGTAAAATGGTAGttttagagagagagaagctACCACTCATAAAAGATGGGTTACAAATTCTCACGACATTTATTGACACCTTGCCTAAGTAACTTCTCCAAGTTTGTATTCTTACTTTAAATGATTTTCCCTTAACTAACTGCACGTTTGTGTCCTTTATCTTTACAAATACACAGTGGATTAGATAAAAGTCATTGAAAAGTGGAAGGACGTGACCAGGCTGTGTTAATCCTTAGTTTCTATAGTGCCTTCCCTGCTTGACATTTTATCCTTGTTCTGTCCTGCTCACTGTTTTCAGTGCCTCACACAATGATATTTAAGTTTTGGAGAATAAGTCAATGTTAAAAAAATGTTGAAGCAGTAAAATATGAATTAGAAATACCTAGAGAACTGATTTCATGGTTAGGCTTTTACTTGTTACTTCTTTCATTTGGAGATATTCTTCATATGATCATAAATTTACATAAATGAGCCAAAGAGCAGTTCACAATTGAGTAATACATGGAGActtctttaaatttatatatatatatttttttttcatgctgttTAATTTAAAGTTATTTGTGAATTCTGGTTAATCGCAATACACGTTTTCTTTAGTTAGACTTCATAGCATAACCTTTAGCCTAGCCAGTCAGAAGTGGAATTGACCCTTCCAGCTGTGGAGTGCCATAGTCTAAACCTAGACTGACTCCAAAGCCATTGTGCTGTACGGTCTCCCATAGTTGAATGAATACATTTTGTATTAAGATATAAAACTTGAAGAGGCCtgggcatttatttttaaaaaccactataTTACATGGAACGCTCTTATGCTGTTGAGGCAGATCCTCAAAGACCAGCCCTAAAGTTCAGAGTGTTCATGCCTCAAAAGAGAATGATGGCGTCTAAGGGACAAGACGGCAGAAGTTTGAATTCTGCCAAGTCTTCGGTTGTGGGCATCCTCcgtcagagaaggcagtggtgcTCCAACCCCAGAGGGTCCCTGTATTTTGAGGCTGGTTGAGGTTTCacactgtgtgtgcgtgtgtccatggattgtagtccacgaGACTTCTCTATCCTTGAGAGTTTCCAgagaagaatcctggagtaggttgctatttcctactccagaggatcttctccacccaaggatcaaacccgagtctcctgcatttattgGCAGCTGTATTCTTTACCgttagcaccacctaggaagccttaaaactgaatgaaggaatgaatgacagAACACTTGCAGCCGAGAGGTGTCGTGTAATAAGAATTTTGTTACCTAACCAAAGTGCTCTTCTGATTTCAGGCCAGCTAATAATCACAGGAAATATTATTTCAGGttgaattctgtcacctccaacCTTTTCCTGTAATGCATTGCAACCTGGTCCTACTGCCAACTTGGAGCTACCCAGTTCATTTGAGTATATGTAGTTTTAAGTTGTAGGAAGGGGAGAGAAGCTAGATTAAAGCTTACTCACCCACTCACCATTTGGAACATGATAATGGGATAAACATAAAAAGTTACAGTTactatttaaaagcatttttcaaaCTGTTTGGCATATAAGGAAGTGCTGTATAGACTAAACTATTGGGCAACTATAAGAATAGAAACCAAGAATTAAATACCCTTATTCCTTGTAAAGATTGAGACTTGTTTGGGGCTAAGCCCAGTTGAAAATTGACTTTGATTTGTAGAGTATATTTAGTAGGAagtggagaattttaaaaaacagttaacATTTTGCCTAATTCTACTACTGGAATATTATCTTTCTCCTCCTTAAAAAATCACTAGTTTATTGTGCCTTAATCCCCCTAATACAGTGAAGTCAAGGTTTTCTGAAATCATTTGTAGAGTGTAATTATTAGCATGTATGGATTTAATTAGATTGTTATAGTTTTGAACAGAATTATGTAGGGTGAAGTTTTACGTGTTTGAGGTGATTGGTAAACATTTATCTTGTTAGCTGAGAATCACTTTAATGAACTAAAGGTTTACTCTTCAGATCTTTAATTCTCATATTCCTACCAGTGTCTTAATTTAGATAGGAAAAATAGAACTTTTACTTTGAACAGCTTTTTACCTTAGAAGGTATTACTTTAATTgtagttttataaataaagttttgttcTGCTTCTTCTGCCATGGACTCTGGTAGTGTCTATTATATTAATAGTTTCTGCCTATGTCATATACCTTCATAGTCTCAAAAGGttaatttctgtcttctttccattttagTGTCATGACTGCCTTGAAACTGAAAAGTTTGCCagtttgttaaatatatattaataaaacataataaCACATGATAATAAAGTTTTGTCAACTTTCATGCTTTCACATTCATTGAAACATGTAGTCTTTATCAGCATGTAAATTAATAAGCATTATGAGGGAAAGGCCAGTATTCAAATTAGCTTTAAATAGTAAGCTGAACAGTAATTTCAAATTTCGAGTATTGCTGTCCAAATTGCTTCTGCTTCTAAACCACAAATTTATGACCCTACTACTTTCAAAAGTAGTAGTATTGGCAATGAGTGGCTATTAAAATTTTATCACTTAAGTTGTggtgtgtattttggaaatgcagattctctgaattttataaatattttagtcttATTATGACTGTTTCTTTTCTCCCCAAGTCTCTTTTGGAAAAGTTCTTGATCCCAAACGCTTCACAAGCAGAGAGCAAAGTCttctatttgaaaatgaaaggagaCTACTATCGCTACTTGGCTGAGGTTGCAGCTGGTGATGACAAGAAAGGTATGCTGCCTCAGCCTGTTGCTGGGCGCTACAAAGTCACAGAGGCCAGAGGTGGTCTCTTCcgttctgttgttggaagagcagCAAATGGACTCTGCTCACTCTTCCTtgctctttctcccttttcctctctgtttctctctcttcccccagtccctgtcccttcccttctttttttcctttttcctgagactgtacagttgactcttgaagaACACAGATTGAGCTGCACGGATCCATTTAcacagggattttttttcctgtgaatatTATAGTACTACATTATACAAGGTTGGACGTGAAGGGCCAGCTATAAAATTATACTCAGATTTTCAGCTGCATCAACAGTTGGTATCCATCCCTGAGCcccgtgttgttcaagggtcagctgtatacCTACTGCCTAGTAATTGGTTTCGTAAAATGTATGATTGCTCACAAGTCAATTTTATGTATAGGAATGTTTCCTCACAATTTTAAGACATAGTAATTACAGCATAACTGTAGAGCAGTACAGACTAACTAAAAATTATACTGAGATGGTTACAGAGTTATTTTGTCTTGACATTGATCAGTGACTAGGGTAGGTTTCTAGCagaagcttatttttttaaatttaagggcCAGTTTTAAAGTTGCTGCAGCTTAGTATTTCAGAATTTATTACTGGATGAGTAAAGATTTGGTTCGAGGGATGAAAACAAAGTACTTTTCATTGATACATTTTGGTGCCTTTTATTATCCAGGGATTGTGGATCAGTCACAGCAAGCATACCAAGAAGCTTTTGAAATCAGCAAAAAGGAAATGCAACCAACACATCCTATCAGACTGGGTCTGGCCCTTAACTTCTCTGTGTTCTATTACGAGATTCTGAACTCCCCTGAGAAAGCCTGCTCTCTTGCAAAGACAGTATGTATTTTTTACCTGTTACATGGAAATTCAGTAGTCATTATGTGAGCACTgaattgtggtgttttttttggTCACAGGCATTTGATGAAGCCATTGCTGAACTTGATACATTAAGTGAAGAGTCATACAAAGACAGCACGCTAATAATGCAGTTACTGAGAGATAACTTGACAGTAAGTACCTAACAGCACTGTGAATGGTGAATTAATAATGAAGAAATTACAGgtgcatttctgttttattgtacTTCAGATATTGTAGTTTTTACACATTGAAGCCTTGTTGAAACTCTATTGAGCAGGGTTCTCTGCTCATCTCATGTTTCtgggtcacattttggtaattttcagTGATTCAAACCCTCCAACAAAGATTTCAGTGGCTAAAGGTTC from Ovis aries strain OAR_USU_Benz2616 breed Rambouillet chromosome 9, ARS-UI_Ramb_v3.0, whole genome shotgun sequence encodes:
- the YWHAZ gene encoding 14-3-3 protein zeta/delta (The RefSeq protein has 1 substitution compared to this genomic sequence), yielding MDKNELVQKAKLAEQAERYDDMAACMKSVTEQGAELSNEERNLLSVAYKNVVGARRSSWRVVSSIEQKTEGAEKKQQMAREYREKIETELRDISNDVLSLLEKFLIPNASQAESKVFYLKMKGDYYRYLAEVAAGDDKKGIVDQSQQAYQEAFEISKKEMQPTHPIRLGLALNFSVFYYEILNSPEKACSLAKTAFDEAIAELDTLSEESYKDSTLIMQLLRDNLTLWTSDTQGDEAEAGEGGEN
- the YWHAZ gene encoding 14-3-3 protein zeta/delta isoform X1: MDKNELVQKAKLAEQAERYDDMAACMKSVTEQGAELSNEERNLLSVAYKNVVGARRSSWRVVSSIEQKTEGAEKKQQMAREYREKIETELRDICNDVLSLLEKFLIPNASQAESKVFYLKMKGDYYRYLAEVAAGDDKKGIVDQSQQAYQEAFEISKKEMQPTHPIRLGLALNFSVFYYEILNSPEKACSLAKTAFDEAIAELDTLSEESYKDSTLIMQLLRDNLTLWTSDTQGDEAEAGEGGEN